In Archocentrus centrarchus isolate MPI-CPG fArcCen1 chromosome 21, fArcCen1, whole genome shotgun sequence, the following are encoded in one genomic region:
- the LOC115800868 gene encoding uncharacterized protein C21orf62 homolog gives MEMSPNSVSALLPWSLCLLFFLTAARPQTTSSAPAAPLPANTTLLYESGAATSHSLRNCSCSVPIRDCNEALANSLCRCHSVPRSALPPAGLREPGPLTVWVKELWVLEELLNSSTVGHLRLSFCGSNPVDSRYLALRGLRTLGIHSAVPQAPYPDQEMTISPPAGVTAELDALAFDSSFLHMTFLDVAVLNGLSTLKAYSVAGPPAPALSQHFPLLPFTPPTSDDPSETGADPLQDLLITFVY, from the coding sequence ATGGAGATGTCTCCAAACTCAGTCTCTGCCCTGTTGCCATGGTCACTGTGCTTGCTGTTCTTTCTGACCGCCGCCCGCCCCCAGACAACAAGCTCCGCCCCCGCAGCTCCTCTGCCAGCCAATACGACGCTGCTGTATGAAAGCGGCGCCGCGACGAGCCACAGCCTGCGGAACTGCAGCTGCTCCGTCCCCATCCGAGACTGTAACGAAGCGCTGGCCAACTCGCTGTGCCGATGCCACAGCGTCCCTCGCTCCGCTCTGCCCCCTGCTGGGCTCCGGGAGCCAGGGCCGCTCACGGTGTGGGTGAAGGAACTCTGGGtcctggaggagctgctgaACAGCAGCACGGTGGGCCACCTGCGGCTGTCCTTCTGTGGATCAAATCCTGTGGACAGCCGGTACCTGGCTCTGCGGGGTCTGCGGACTCTCGGGATCCACAGCGCAGTGCCCCAAGCTCCTTACCCCGACCAGGAAATGACCATCTCCCCTCCAGCAGGggtcacagcagagctggacGCCCTCGCCTTTGACTCCTCCTTCCTACACATGACCTTTCTGGATGTCGCCGTGCTGAACGGGCTCTCCACCCTGAAGGCGTACAGTGTGGCGGGACCACCTGCCCCCGCCCTTTCCCAGCACTTCCCCCTCCTACCCTTTACTCCACCCACCTCTGATGACCCCAGTGAGACGGGTGCAGACCCCCTGCAGGACCTGCTCATTACCTTCGTGTACTGA